In the Rhododendron vialii isolate Sample 1 chromosome 2a, ASM3025357v1 genome, TCCCAGAGGCCTCCAAGGGAAGAGGAGGGGTGACCAAAATAGATACCACATATAGTCAAGTCTACGGGGGCTTAGAACATTTATGGTGATCATAATTGGCTGAAAGCTCCCAGTTCTTCTCAAATGCCGTGTAGTAACTTGATATAATATTCCACGTACGTTAATTGGCTGCACATGCCCCTTGATATCAATCAATTTCGACCACTTCTACTAATTATTCTCATCAGTCACATCCTCCTTCTGGCCCAGACAACTGCAGAATTTCCACAAATCGAAAACATGTGTTGTAGATATTAAGACTATCAGTACTTCCTTGAGTTAGGAAAAACAAAAGTGACCCGGGCGCCCAACGTCTAATCTACCCCTCCACGCATGGTAAGTTGATTCCATGTTTATTGGCATATATAGTATCTTGCATGATTTTTGAAACTTTATCTAACGTGTTTATGGGACCGGCGAACTTGACTTGTGATTTTTGTGTGGGGTGAATGGATGAGCAGGAAATTaattagaagaaaagaaaaggaaaaaagagagctaGACGACTTGACTAATGAGTCATGAAGAAGAAATTTCGGTCGTTACGTACGGGGGTTGCTATGGAGCCACATTTTCCCACAAAATGGAAGCGTACATAAGTCGTAGATATTAATTAGTACAACAACTACCACTCCTAGCTTAAGTAATTGTCGCAAGAAACCAACCATGGCATCCCAACCTAAAAGAGCACCCAATTTCCAAGCAGTTCACTCCATAATCATCTTTGTCTTTGTTATCATCCTAATTCCATTTGTCTCTTCATCTGATTCCGCCGTTGCTCGTGCTTCTCCCGCAACTAATACAGTTGCAAGACAAAGCGAAGTAGTCGCTCTCTTGAAGTGGAAAGCTAGCCTTGACAATCAAAGCCAATCTCTCCTTTCATCGTGGAATGAAACTAGTCATTGCACTTGGGTCGGAATTGGTTGCAACGATGCCAGTAAAGTAACCAATTTAACCCTTGACAGTATTGGTTTGAGAGGTACGCTTTCCGGTCTTAACTTCTCTTCGTTACCACATCTAGTGAAACTTGATCTGTCCAACAACTTAATATATGGGACCATTCCCTCCCAGATTGGCAGCCTTTCTAGACTCGCATCTCTTAATGCATCCATCAATCATCTTTCGGGAACAATTCCGAAAAATATTGGgatgctaagatctctcactgCCCTTGCATTGTACACGAATAACCTCACGGGATCAATCcccgcttcaatagggaacttgagaaacctcacaAGATTGATCCTTtacgagaactctctctctggatctatccctcaagaagtaggcTCGCTAAGATCTCTCACTGACCTTGTATTGTCAAGGAACAATCTCACGGGATCAATCCCCGCTTTAATAGGGAACTTGACAAACCTTACAACATTGATCCTTAACGAGAACTCTCTCAATgaatctatccctcaagaagtaggattGCTAAGATCTCTCATTGCCCTTACATTGTACACGAATAACCTCAAGGGATTAATCCCCGCTTCAATAGGGAATTTGACGAACCTGACAACGTTGTACCTTcacgagaactctctctctggatctatcgCTCAAGAAGTAGGATTGATAAGATCTCTCACTGACCTTGTATTGTCAAGGAACAATCTCACGGAATCAATCCCCACTTTAATAGGGAACTTGACAAACCTCACAACATTGATCCTTAACGAGAACTCTCTCaatggatctatccctcaagaagtaggattGCTAAGATCTCTCATTGCCCTTACATTGTACACGAATAACCTCAAGGGATCAATCCCCACTTCAAtaggcactacaagaaaaatcaaaattggtgatgaaaaagtggcgacgaaatttaattttgtcactaaatgagtatatttggcgacgaaaaaataaattcgtcaccgttttgacatcttccgtgacgaaataattttgtcaccaattatacctgtttagcgacgaaaaaaatattttcgtcacaaaaagtacccatttggcgacaaaatacatttttcgtcaccaaaagcttaaaaaaggtgacgaaattattttttgtcgccaaagataattatttggtgacaaaaaatatatttcgtcgctaaatgagaccaatttagtaacgaaatatttttttcgtcaccaaatgcttaactttggtgacgaaaaataatttcggcaccattttaacgctttcagggacgaaaaatatatttcgtcatcaaatgggtacctttcgtgacgaaatttatgaattgcgctttgtcactaaatgtatttcggacataactctttactaaaaactccgattgagataattcaaattatgtttgaacaataactcaattgcctacaactttcatgtttatcaaaattactaattttaatgtttaaaggttcaaaattgcattcaaaatatattttaatgttaaacatatatgttatatattagatatttcaaatatttattgaaaagtgtgtgtggtgcagttggttagagcttgcgcgaaaaactcaagatactcgggttcgaaacctagcaggagcaagaaagaaggatttttttcccatatgaaaacgtcttttgcaacgaaaattttcgtcaccgatgagactcatcagtgacgaattttttcgttgccaaaaggaataatttatgacaaaaaatttcgtcatcaaaaagcacaataagcgagaaaaaaaatttcgtcaccaattattcactttttgatgacgaagtattttgtcatcaaaagacactataggtgacgaaaaatagatttcgtcaccaggtaggaatcctcgacaacctttagtcgacaaattttttttcgtcacctatattatttgtgacgaaaaacaaacaatttgtgacgatattcattcgtcacccaatgtaatttttcttgtagtgagggAACTTGACAAACCTGACAATGTTGTACCTTcacgagaactctctctctggatctatccctcaagaagtaggattGCTAAGATCTCTCATTGATCTTGAATTGTCAATGAATAATCTCACGGGATCAATCcccgcttcaatagggaacttgacaaACCTCACAGCATTGTACCTTTTCAAGGACTCTCTccctggatctatccctcaagaactAGACAATCTTAGATATCTACAGACTCTTACTATAAGCTCCAACAAGCTCACCGGTCATCTATCGCCGTATATGTTCGTTCATGGATCCCTCATACGACTTGCCGTAACAAATAACTATTTAACTGGTCGTATCCCGAATAGCTTGAGAAATTGCAGTGAGTTACGTCGTGCTATGTttgatcaaaaccaattgacgGGGCATTTATCAGAAGTTTTTGAGGCATTCCCAAACCTTGATTATCTAGATCTCAGTCACAATAATTTCTATGGCGATCTTTGGCACAAATGGGATCAGTTTCCCAATCTGACTAGCCTAAAGATCTCCAACAATGACCTTTCCGGAAACATTCCACCTGCCATTGGAAGAGCAACTCAGTTACGGTTGCTCGACCTCTCTTCAAATCATCTAGTTGGTGCAGtaccaaagaatttgggaaagttggtttttttgttcaatCTTACTCTTAGCAATAACAAACTTTCACGCGATATTCCACCAGAAATTGGAAGACTGTCTAGTCTTCAGCATCTAGACTTGTCTGGAAACAATCTTACTGGACCTATTCAAAAGAAGTTGGGTGACTGTGTGAatcttttgaacttgaaattgagcAGAAATCTTCTCAGGGAGGGTATTCCTTTTGAATTAGGAAAATTGCAGTATCTTGAAAATCTCGATGTTGGAAATAATTTATTGACAGGTGAGATACCATCAGGGATTGGAAGCTTGAAAAGGTTAGAGATACTAAATCTCTCCCACAACTTCTTGTCTGGTTCAATCCCTTCCTCTTTCAACGGGATGTCAAGTTTAACGTCGGTTGACATATCTTACAATCACTTGGAGGGTCCTCTGCCCAACACAAAAGCATTTgaagatgcttcatttcaagcatATTGAAACAATGATAGACTATGTGGCAATAAAACTAGTTTGATGCCATGCTCACTAAAGCAGAACAATGGAGATAAAGggagaaatcataaaaaaattgtgcTTCAAGTTGTAGTTCCTTTGTTGGGTGTTTTATTTCTTATTGTTGCTATGACTTTCCTGATCCACCGCAACAAAATGAGAGACAACGAAATTGAGCCAAACAGAGCAAGTAATAAAGATTTGTTTGAGATTTGGAGCTTCGATGGAAAATTGGTGTATGAAAACATAATCCAAGCGATGGAGGATTTCAATGACAAGCATTGCATTGCAGCAGGTGGATATGGCACTGTTTATAGAGCTGAGCTGCCAAGTGGTCAAGTTGTCGTTGTAAAAAAGTACCCTCCTTCCCAAGATGCCGAGTTGGCTAATCTGGTAAGTTTTATGAGTGAGATTCATGCATTGACAGAGATACGACATCGGCATATCATAAGGCTTTTGGGTTACTGTTCACACCATGGATGTTCACCCCGGGTCATTCATCGTGATATATTGAGCAAGAATGTTCTTTTAAACTTAGAAGATGTTGCTTATCTATCTGATTTCGGAACTGCGAGACTTCTAAACCTGCACTCATCAAATTGGACTTCCTTTGTAGGCACCTTGGGATATGCTGCTCCAGGTACTTGCACAAGTCATCTTAGCTACCAATATAGTGTCGTGTTTTTATGTTGAATATGCTAATTCTTAAGCCGCCTCTAcaatttttctgtattttttttccctgtttgtTGTACCCTTCCTTTCTTTGGGCAGAACGGAggtgaatgaaaagttagacatCTACAGCTTTAGAGTTTTAACACTGGAAGTTGTAATGGGGAGGCATCCAGGGGATCTCATGTCTTCTCTTTCTTCATCATCTTTGGATTCGTCACCACCATCTTCTTATGGTATTCTGTTGAAGGATGTATTGGACAAACGGCTCCCACTACCAAGGAATCAGGAGGAGGAAGTAGTGGTTCTTGCTGTAAAGATAGCACTTGCATGCTTGCACCCCAACCCGCAGTGCCGACCCACTATGCAACAAGTTTCTGTGGCTCTATCAAAACACAAGTCACACTTGCAGAACCCATTCCTCATGATCACATTAGGACAACTACTTGATTTCAATTTCCAAATGCCTAAGTATTCTTGTTGTCCCTTTAGTGTTTGGGTTTTTGGTTCTACATTTTTCTACTGTGCTTTCCTAACTGGCATTGGCTCTATGGATGCATGTGTATTACTCTTTCATAAACAATAGTTACTTTTTTTCAAGCAATATAAACTTTGCGAATCTATACTTCATATTAAGTAGTAAAAGGGTGTACTTGTGACGGAAGCTGTAAGAGCACCAAGTGGCTTTACCTGATTGGATATAAGATTAAATCGTTAAGTTGGTTTTCAAAACAGATTAGCATAATCTATATTACTTGATTATTGGCCAACAGAGGATTTTGTTTGGGATTGTTAATTTCCCTAAAATGTAAGTCTTATCTCCTACTAATAAGTTCGTTTTCACACCTCTCCCAAAATGTAAGtcttaattttgaatttcttttcgTATCTACATCTATCGATTATTGCTATAGTCAAACAGAGATTTTTCCCCTTCTAATTTAACGTTCAAATTTTTTATCGTGTTTCTACCATCTCTTTAATTAGATTTATCGCGTGCATGTACAAATCTTTTGTTGTTCTTAGAACTCTAATAACAACATTTTGCGACAATGCAGGCAAAATTTAACTGGTGAATGGAAAACTGAGAGGATCGAACCAGTATTTAAGAGGAACATGGGAGTGATGAAGCAAGGCAATGGCAGTCTCAGTGATGTGCCGATGTTTGCGTTCAGAAACACCATTCTGTGGTGGTGTATAAggacaagaaaaaaattaacactttcttaccacaatgtgtcgtaccaaaagaaatcgatcaaaagatactagatacaagaccaaaatatatcgtagcacaatcaataattattatacccgagcaagatacatgtctaaaatatcacaaattaaatattgtataacttaacatcctaacagccctgatcgatcattttaaaaatacactcactaacgacatttagactgtacagtcaatttatagtatttggtatgaaacctagtcctctgttgtagttgaatgtaacgtagtcatgcgactgtgacacaataatgacgatcaaatcctttgatttttttatgtttattgattaagtcacctacataaatttttgtctcaatcaggtttagaaagctctatcatcggcacgcaaattgaataatagaatgatattttccatccaattaagtgtctagctataagccatcaacttcattcttggtacgaatgacctaattaatattatgtaaaagatagacgattttgataaaattaaaaaaaaaaaaaaacacattacgtagggctcagatggtgcattattatattttagtgttatattgaaattgaacgacgagatttgttgaagtatgagactttaaggactaactatgtaatttatcctaaaaaataacaacattcttttaaaaaaaaataggaacgaagGGTGTAAGACATGAAccccagatcttttagataaatgtccaaactccaaactttagcactatggtacacaattaagcatttgtaattctaaaggctattaattaattatataatattttcttgtatgtaggggctttattttcaggctaaaaatttgagaagataGAGACCTCAAATGCCTCTGTCCTAGTGCTGGGCctacacttgtagatcatattaagcctatgtcattggtgtaaatcaatatgtcgactacaataattttttttgaaagaaagtacaatgacaataaatttataaaattatttagattttacttccacgacctagttccaaggaccaccattaaattttgattggtatacatagggtgaaggtttgacaccgatccatgtgtcaaatatatagtgccaattgttaagtgcactgccctgaatattaataagattgggtattaatataattaattttaccaattacaaaaaggggagtaattttcacactctattttttaatattcacacttatttttttgtactccattttagtgtcgaaagtgtatgcatttgagacagtatgataattattgttttagtgacctctcatttttccacaaaggaatttttattttttgaattaaattttgtagagaaagaatttgatttagacaatattttgagaggaaattgtggttgtattcaaaaatttgggtacagtacttactttttggtgaatttcttggatgaaaattttgtgcgagaacttcatttttagtttaaattattgaggtattgtgtagggacaaataagaatttgaaaaaatagtatggagggaatcgaaaattaagataatatggtgaaaatttaaaaatttaaaaaaataatgtggtgggaattgaaaataattagtggtattgtattttgccaattataactatcgtttactgaatattccgattgaattttttttatacgacatgttgtgggtatgaaaacgccaatttatggtgttgtcataataaatttgattatattattgaatttacagtatggtattttgctaataataactatcgttaactgagcattcaattgaattttttttatatgacacgttgtgggtatgaaaacgccaatttatggtgttgttataacaaatttggttatattactgaatttgtggtatgatattttgttgattataactatcgttaattgaatattctgattgaatttttttaaacgacgtgttgtgggtatgaaaacgtcaatttatggtgttgtcataacaaatttggttatattactgaatttctggtattttagacatgtgttattacggaatattttaattaatttcctttggtacgacacattgtggtaagaaaacgtcaatttatggtattgtcataataattatggtttgttatataatttgtggtatttaaatatgttttcttttgatatgacaccttgtgttaaaaaaatgacaattttaggtgttgtcataataattgtggttattttataaaatttgtggcattttataaatatttttggcttgattataacaattgttgattctggtacgacatattttgattttgttatggaATATTACacgagtaaaaaaaaatttggtacgattcattgtggtaagataatgccaatttatgatgttgttataacatttgtggataatattatttaatttttgatattgtacgcatatatttggttagggtacaagtattatggatttcggtacgaataattatggttacataacaacaatattttttaattatgggtaacctgctgATAActtgttcaacaggtaaattttaatgtacaagtcgtaactagaatcataaatatgcattacaaaaccaaaaatcggcataatgaaaatcacaaattgtcataatttaaacatatggtataccctgtgtaccatagcttcctccttTCAATTATGCTATTTCTTGGTGTTGAAAAGTTGAATATTTTGTAGCAGTAGGGTTTTTCTTGAACATTGATCTTTTGGTATCATAATGATATCTCATTGTCTACATTATCTATTCTTGTGCTAAGTATTcagttaaataaaaaaatttcaacaaagtaatttagtattattattttccGAATATTGCGGGGGTCTGCGGtcggaaaacaaaaagaggtagaaaatagagaaaaaaaaaaaaaagcttggaTGGAGTGCCTGGGCCTAGACCCTTGCAGCAAGCAGTGGCCGCTCAACCAAGCAATTGGTTTGTACTAAACTtaaatacttttttattttggttgcccaagcccgaggGCTTGCTGGACTTACCCCTGGGCCGACCCTGCATATATGCGTGAGGTGGTTACTATAATTTTACTTCTTCAGAGCTGAGCCTTTTATCAGGCCATGTCACTCTTAACTCAAATACTCCCACCGTTCCAAATTGAGAGTCCcttattccattttgggatgttccaaaatgattgtgCCTTACCAAAAATAGAAGTGGCAATTtgataaaattccaaaagtgTCCTTATTTGAATACAAATGGTGCAAAATAGGTAGAATATAGGGGTAATGGTGGAAAGTAGGTGTAACGATTACATGTTCCCTAAAAAAGTTGGAATTCCAAAGAGGGACTCTCATTTGGGAACGGAGTGAGTATAATTGTCCGACTGTGAATGATGGTGCACTCAACTCTTTCGTTAGCTCTTATTGAGCAGATATCATTGTCACTTTATCTATGATTATAGTTGTGCTTAGAATTCTACTATTCATTATTTAGCTCTACTTGTTTTATTCTTCAGCTTAATAGATGGTTTGTTCATTAGTAAACATCATACGAGCTAAGAAGGACATGAAAATAAAGGAAGGAGATTGGATGAGATAGAGAAAGTTGAGTACCAAAAGCTCTGAAATCTGTTATTAAGGAGTGAAATTCTAACATTAGGTTTGAGAAAAAAAGGTTTCCCAGACCAAGAATATAGCGGTCATAGTGTCTTTTGGAATGGAGCTATCCATTGGTTAACTGATGACGATTTTCTGATGAGATTTGACGTTGATATCGAGGAGGTAATAGCAATGCCAAACCCTCAATCGCCTAAAATTCTTTCTCGATACAAAATTTTGTACTTTGGAGAATGTGGTTGCAGATTTATACTTATTCAGTCTCGTTCGTAATGCCCTAGCGGATTAAGAATCCTTGAGCTAGAAAGGGATTACAGCGGGTTGGGTTGTCAAGTGTCGGGTCAATCTTAGGCCTTTAATAGCTGCATTCCCTGAGATGGAAAGAAGGAGAAACTACTACACCCATGGATTTAAAGTGTGTTGTGTGAACTGAAGGGAGAGAGTGAAAGAGGTTTTGTACTCTTGTTAGTTATTCCTGGTAGACC is a window encoding:
- the LOC131318159 gene encoding probable leucine-rich repeat receptor-like protein kinase At1g35710; the encoded protein is MASQPKRAPNFQAVHSIIIFVFVIILIPFVSSSDSAVARASPATNTVARQSEVVALLKWKASLDNQSQSLLSSWNETSHCTWVGIGCNDASKVTNLTLDSIGLRGTLSGLNFSSLPHLVKLDLSNNLIYGTIPSQIGSLSRLASLNASINHLSGTIPKNIGMLRSLTALALYTNNLTGSIPASIGNLRNLTRLILYENSLSGSIPQEVGSLRSLTDLVLSRNNLTGSIPALIGNLTNLTTLILNENSLNESIPQEVGLLRSLIALTLYTNNLKGLIPASIGNLTNLTTLYLHENSLSGSIAQEVGLIRSLTDLVLSRNNLTESIPTLIGNLTNLTTLILNENSLNGSIPQEVGLLRSLIALTLYTNNLKGSIPTSIGNLTNLTMLYLHENSLSGSIPQEVGLLRSLIDLELSMNNLTGSIPASIGNLTNLTALYLFKDSLPGSIPQELDNLRYLQTLTISSNKLTGHLSPYMFVHGSLIRLAVTNNYLTGRIPNSLRNCSELRRAMFDQNQLTGHLSEVFEAFPNLDYLDLSHNNFYGDLWHKWDQFPNLTSLKISNNDLSGNIPPAIGRATQLRLLDLSSNHLVGAVPKNLGKLVFLFNLTLSNNKLSRDIPPEIGRLSSLQHLDLSGNNLTGPIQKKLGDCVNLLNLKLSRNLLREGIPFELGKLQYLENLDVGNNLLTGEIPSGIGSLKRLEILNLSHNFLSGSIPSSFNGMSSLTSVDISYNHLEGPLPNTKAFEDASFQAY
- the LOC131317093 gene encoding MDIS1-interacting receptor like kinase 2-like; translation: MTFLIHRNKMRDNEIEPNRASNKDLFEIWSFDGKLVYENIIQAMEDFNDKHCIAAGGYGTVYRAELPSGQVVVVKKYPPSQDAELANLVSFMSEIHALTEIRHRHIIRLLGYCSHHGCSPRVIHRDILSKNVLLNLEDVAYLSDFGTARLLNLHSSNWTSFVGTLGYAAPGTCTSHLSYQYSVVTEVNEKLDIYSFRVLTLEVVMGRHPGDLMSSLSSSSLDSSPPSSYGILLKDVLDKRLPLPRNQEEEVVVLAVKIALACLHPNPQCRPTMQQVSVALSKHKSHLQNPFLMITLGQLLDFNFQMPKQNLTGEWKTERIEPVFKRNMGVMKQGNGSLSDVPMFAFRNTILWWCLRKKGFPDQEYSGHSVFWNGAIHWLTDDDFLMRFDVDIEENFDVLKPTKVRISSKFTWNS